The following coding sequences lie in one Zingiber officinale cultivar Zhangliang chromosome 2B, Zo_v1.1, whole genome shotgun sequence genomic window:
- the LOC122048718 gene encoding serine carboxypeptidase-like 51: MCLEFNIEKLQLLEADKKKIMQEYERKQKQVGIRSLHGPLRLTTQRRSAWRRWNLTPWPTILWLQGGPSASGVGIGNFQEIGPLDTNLKPCNSTWLQKADLLFVENPVGTGFSFVEEESLLAKSDWEAAVDLTALLKKLYNGNTTMQQRNNPLFVVAESYGGRFAVTTTLSVLHVIRAGKLKLKLGGVALGNSWMSPEDYVLSWGPLLQDMSRLDAKDAEKSNSMARVIKEEIDNGELANATNTWRVLKYFISARSNRVSFHNFLLDDGMDPITQMLTTKTYSSYLSSQSSTSVDLPRFMNGVIREKLKIIPEHVKWQERSDLVFDYFSNGFMQPRIKEVDRLLSLGITVAIYNGQVDLICSNKGTHAWLQKLKWKGLKKFTNTPRSPLYCNSEEAGVTKGFFKSYQNLQFYWILRAGHFVPVDQPCVALQMIANLTQSPTTSYFRLEEEEEEKEEEE; encoded by the exons ATGTGTTTG GAATTTAACATTGAAAAACTGCAACTTCTTGAGGCTGATAAAAAGAAGATCATGCAAGAATATGAACGAAAGCAGAAGCAAGTTGGGATTC GAAGCTTACATGGTCCCTTACGGCTTACGACCCAAAGGCGGTCTGCGTGGCGGCGGTGGAACTTGACTCCATGGCCAACTATCCTGTGGCTACAGGGTGGACCT AGTGCGTCCGGAGTTGGGATTGGCAATTTCCAAGAGATTGGGCCGCTGGACACCAACCTCAAGCCTTGCAACTCGACATGGCTGCAAAAGGCCGATCTCCTCTTCGTG GAGAATCCAGTGGGCACAGGGTTCAGCTTCGTGGAGGAGGAGAGCCTCCTGGCGAAGAGCGACTGGGAGGCAGCAGTAGACTTGACTGCGCTTCTGAAGAAACTCTACAACGGGAACACAACCATGCAGCAGAGGAACAACCCCCTTTTCGTCGTGGCAGAGTCTTACGGCGGCCGGTTTGCGGTGACGACGACCTTGTCAGTTCTCCACGTCATCAGAGCTGGAAAACTGAAGCTCAAGCTCGGAG GTGTTGCACTGGGGAATAGCTGGATGTCACCTGAGGACTACGTG CTCTCATGGGGGCCTCTGCTCCAAGACATGTCGAGGCTCGACGCAAAGGATGCAGAAAAATCAAACAG TATGGCTCGAGTAATCAAAGAAGAGATCGACAATGGTGAGCTTGCCAATGCCACAAACACCTGGCGGGTGCTCAAGTATTTCATTTCTGCTAGAAGCAACCGTGTC AGTTTCCACAATTTCTTGTTGGATGACGGGATGGACCCCATCACTCAAATGCTGACGACGAAGACATATTCATCATACCTGAGCTCCCAATCCTCTACCTCCGTCGACCTCCCAAGGTTCATGAACGGTGTGATCAGGGAGAAGTTGAAGATCATTCCAGAGCATGTAAA GTGGCAGGAGCGGTCTGATCTCGTCTTCGACTACTTTTCAAATGGCTTCATGCAGCCAAGAATCAAAGAG GTCGACAGGCTTCTTTCCCTAGGAATTACTGTGGCTATCTACAACGGACAG GTCGACCTGATTTGCTCGAATAAAGGCACACATGCATGGCTGCAAAAGCTGAA ATGGAAGGGATTGAAGAAATTCACCAACACCCCGCGTAGCCCTCTGTATTGCAATTCCGAGGAAGCAGGGGTCACCAAGGGCTTCTTCAAGTCCTATCAGAACCTGCAGTTCTACTGGATCCTGAGAGCTGGGCACTTC GTTCCAGTAGACCAGCCTTGTGTCGCGCTGCAGATGATCGCCAACCTCACGCAATCTCCTACTACTTCCTACTTCCgcctagaggaagaagaagaagaaaaggaggaagaggaaTAA